One genomic window of Luteitalea pratensis includes the following:
- a CDS encoding YncE family protein yields MHIRTGLLMCLAAGVTVYGAAAGYQVVREIQIGGEGGWDYVLADAATHRLYVSHATKIVVAETETGAIVGEIPDTPGVHGFAIAPELGRGFTSNGRANSSTIVDLKTLSVLGTVPTGANPDSIRYLPDRKEVWTFNHTGGSVTVFDAMSGKVITTIEVGGTLEEAVEDATASRVYVNVEDKGAIAVIDTKTHGVVANWPVAGCEGPTALAFDAAHHLLLTACDGRMVAVDSKSGSVVTSFPIAGGVDGNGFDPATGLAFASSGTGVLTIAHEDAPDRFTVVETVKTQPSGRTMYLDPVTHRVYVPVATTTRPPNGGRAQVTPGTMKVLVVAPG; encoded by the coding sequence ATGCACATTCGAACCGGGTTGTTGATGTGCCTGGCTGCCGGCGTCACCGTGTACGGTGCCGCTGCCGGCTACCAGGTCGTCCGGGAGATCCAGATTGGCGGTGAAGGCGGGTGGGACTACGTGCTCGCCGACGCCGCGACCCACAGGCTGTACGTCTCCCACGCGACGAAGATCGTCGTCGCCGAAACCGAGACCGGCGCGATCGTCGGCGAGATCCCCGATACCCCTGGCGTCCACGGCTTCGCCATCGCACCGGAACTCGGTCGCGGGTTCACCAGCAACGGGCGGGCGAATTCGTCCACCATCGTCGACCTGAAGACGTTGTCCGTGCTCGGGACCGTGCCCACCGGCGCCAATCCCGACAGCATTCGCTACCTGCCCGATCGCAAGGAGGTCTGGACGTTCAATCACACCGGCGGTTCGGTGACGGTGTTCGACGCGATGAGCGGCAAGGTGATCACGACCATCGAGGTCGGCGGCACGCTGGAGGAAGCCGTTGAGGACGCCACGGCGAGCCGGGTCTACGTCAACGTCGAGGACAAGGGCGCGATTGCAGTGATCGACACCAAGACGCATGGTGTCGTCGCGAACTGGCCAGTCGCCGGATGCGAGGGCCCCACTGCACTCGCATTCGACGCGGCGCATCACCTGCTCCTGACGGCGTGCGACGGCCGGATGGTCGCCGTGGACAGCAAGTCGGGCAGCGTGGTCACGAGTTTCCCGATCGCCGGCGGCGTCGACGGCAACGGGTTCGATCCCGCCACGGGACTCGCGTTCGCCTCGAGCGGCACCGGCGTCCTGACGATTGCTCACGAGGACGCGCCGGATCGCTTCACCGTCGTCGAGACGGTGAAGACGCAGCCGTCAGGTCGCACCATGTACCTCGACCCGGTGACGCACCGTGTGTACGTACCGGTGGCGACCACCACGCGTCCGCCCAACGGCGGGCGGGCGCAGGTCACGCCGGGCACGATGAAGGTGCTCGTAGTCGCGCCGGGGTAG
- a CDS encoding SPFH domain-containing protein, whose translation MLHRLHGESAYAALRILAFRTLPILAFAFVAFAAGVWLVGSHNPYTPAGYVGYLTKGAVFGQSRFYGVQRGPTSPGRGWLLDVANVSVTPYTYTEEFAGENSVLSRDNLKISFAVHTVWRVDEARVPLFMERFSTTVSNGDTEKAPDAIVKVAYGHFVREPLRTFARDEVQRRNGLKVKDDLITIGDAVLRRIQQYAQASPFVISSVVVGNVQYPSEVADAVARKLAATQELERKDTEIEIERKDRTKREVQAAGIASAMQIIRGQLSAMYIQHEAIEAQKLMVNSPNHTTVYIPVGPMGVPLTGTFPAPASPAPKSQ comes from the coding sequence GTGTTGCACCGCCTGCACGGGGAGAGCGCGTACGCCGCTCTTCGTATCCTCGCATTCCGAACCCTTCCGATCCTTGCCTTCGCCTTCGTTGCGTTCGCGGCCGGCGTCTGGCTGGTCGGTTCGCACAACCCCTACACGCCGGCCGGATACGTTGGCTACCTGACCAAGGGCGCCGTCTTCGGGCAGAGCCGCTTCTATGGCGTACAGCGCGGGCCGACGTCGCCCGGACGCGGCTGGCTGCTCGACGTCGCCAACGTGAGCGTCACGCCTTACACGTACACAGAGGAGTTCGCCGGCGAGAACTCGGTGCTGAGCCGGGACAATCTCAAGATCTCCTTCGCCGTCCACACCGTGTGGCGAGTCGACGAGGCTCGCGTGCCGCTGTTCATGGAGCGGTTCAGCACCACCGTCAGCAACGGCGACACCGAGAAGGCCCCGGACGCGATCGTGAAGGTGGCTTATGGGCACTTCGTGCGTGAGCCGCTGCGCACGTTTGCCCGGGACGAAGTGCAGCGCCGCAACGGGTTGAAGGTCAAGGACGACCTCATCACCATCGGCGATGCGGTGTTGCGTCGCATCCAGCAGTACGCCCAGGCCAGTCCTTTCGTCATCAGCAGCGTCGTGGTCGGCAATGTCCAGTACCCGTCCGAGGTGGCCGATGCGGTGGCGCGCAAGTTGGCGGCGACCCAGGAACTCGAGCGCAAGGACACCGAGATCGAAATCGAACGGAAGGACCGGACCAAGCGCGAGGTGCAGGCCGCGGGCATCGCCAGTGCGATGCAGATCATTCGCGGACAGCTCAGCGCGATGTACATCCAGCACGAGGCCATCGAGGCGCAGAAGCTGATGGTCAACTCGCCGAATCACACGACCGTGTACATCCCGGTCGGGCCGATGGGTGTGCCGCTCACGGGAACGTTCCCCGCGCCGGCGTCACCGGCGCCGAAGAGCCAGTAG
- a CDS encoding efflux RND transporter permease subunit, which produces MTLGALALRHARAIALVAVALVVAGILAAFALPSGVYPPLQFPRIVIVAKSGTLPPQSMSLIVTRPLEQVVMSVPGIRRVRSKSIRGASEISAQFAAATDMVVALQMLQNRVAEITSILPAGTELQIERMTPEVFPVFVLSLTSDMPTADLYDYAAVVVKPEVARVPGVGIIEVQASDTREIEVVLDPAKLAASRLTVLDVADALKAQNTLMPIGRFQESGLQHLTLASASWASVDAIAAAPIRTRSGETMRLADLGTVTRGTPDRTLLVTGNGRDAVVMTIAQQIGANILGVKTGLDGVLTGMSKVLPAGIRINRVYDLAEFVEESIAGVRDAILVGSVLAIIVLLFALRDWRLTTIAAVTLPLAVIPTFAFMWLFGGTINLMSMGGLAVAIGLVIDDAVVVVENMHRRAGEGGTSVAEAVQQILAPLVSSTLTTVVVFAPLGLLSGVQGQFFRALSLSLSIAVLISLALSISLIPLMGQWAARHHRPSGESHGVFARTYGRMLGVAVQRPWIAVVAVVVLGVLAVGLFMRIGTGFFPAADEGGFVVDYVTPAGSALAETDRQVRAIEKVVAQTPEVATYSRRTGSELGLFATAQNTGDILVRLKPRGQRQRSADRIISDLRERVHHVAPLVDVEFVQLLQDMLGDLEGTAEPIEVKIFGDDPERLAELAEPVEELLGKIDGVVDVVGVQRGNPQVTWRIDPMAAARYGLAVEQVANQLAANGLGTIATELRLPDRTIPVRVRLPDAVRFDPSRLSATVIRTAEGNAIPLTELATMERENGQAELHRENLRPVALVSGRLEHRDLGGAVADIRAKLDTLRLPTGYTYEIGGQYESQRVAFRELLLVFALTVFLVFLILVSQFRAWVPAILIMLAAPFSLGGALLLLWLTGTDLNLSSAMGLILLVGLIVKNGIMLLDLSERLYEAGEPFDAAIAHAGRVRFRPILMTTFCTLFALLPLALGLGAGSELQRPLALAVIGGLVLSTLVTLLAVPGLYAATRRLRRSDSVTREMKG; this is translated from the coding sequence GTGACCCTTGGAGCGCTGGCGCTGAGGCATGCCCGGGCTATCGCCCTCGTGGCCGTCGCGCTTGTCGTCGCAGGCATCCTCGCGGCGTTCGCGCTGCCCAGCGGCGTCTATCCGCCGCTGCAGTTTCCGCGCATCGTCATCGTGGCGAAATCGGGAACCCTGCCGCCGCAGTCGATGTCGCTGATCGTCACCAGGCCCCTCGAGCAGGTCGTCATGTCGGTGCCGGGCATTCGCCGTGTCCGCTCGAAGAGCATTCGCGGCGCGTCCGAGATCTCGGCCCAGTTCGCGGCCGCCACGGACATGGTCGTGGCACTGCAGATGTTGCAGAACCGCGTCGCCGAGATCACCTCGATCCTCCCCGCCGGGACCGAGCTTCAGATCGAACGCATGACCCCGGAGGTCTTTCCGGTGTTCGTGCTCAGCCTCACGAGCGACATGCCGACCGCCGATCTCTACGACTATGCCGCGGTGGTCGTGAAGCCGGAAGTGGCGCGCGTGCCGGGCGTCGGGATCATCGAGGTGCAGGCCAGCGACACGCGCGAGATCGAGGTGGTGCTCGATCCGGCGAAGCTGGCCGCGTCAAGGCTGACCGTGCTGGACGTGGCCGACGCGCTCAAGGCGCAGAACACGTTGATGCCGATCGGCCGGTTCCAGGAATCAGGCCTGCAGCACCTGACTCTGGCATCGGCCAGCTGGGCGAGCGTCGACGCGATCGCGGCGGCACCGATCAGGACACGGAGCGGGGAGACCATGCGCCTGGCGGACCTCGGCACGGTCACGCGTGGCACGCCCGATCGCACGTTGCTGGTCACGGGAAATGGCCGCGACGCCGTCGTCATGACCATCGCGCAGCAGATCGGCGCCAACATCCTTGGCGTCAAGACAGGGCTGGACGGTGTCCTCACTGGCATGTCGAAGGTGCTGCCGGCGGGTATCCGGATCAATCGCGTCTACGACCTGGCCGAGTTCGTCGAGGAATCGATCGCTGGTGTGCGCGACGCCATCCTCGTGGGCAGCGTGCTGGCGATCATCGTCCTGCTGTTCGCGCTGCGCGACTGGCGGCTGACGACCATCGCGGCCGTCACGCTGCCGCTCGCCGTGATCCCGACATTCGCGTTCATGTGGCTGTTCGGCGGCACCATCAACCTCATGTCGATGGGCGGCCTCGCTGTCGCGATCGGGCTGGTCATCGACGACGCGGTGGTCGTCGTCGAGAACATGCACCGGCGAGCTGGCGAGGGAGGCACGAGCGTCGCCGAGGCCGTGCAGCAGATCCTGGCGCCCCTCGTGAGTTCCACGCTCACCACCGTGGTCGTGTTCGCCCCGCTCGGCCTGTTGTCGGGTGTGCAGGGACAGTTCTTTCGCGCGCTGTCGCTGAGCCTGTCAATCGCGGTGCTGATCTCGCTGGCGCTCTCGATCAGCCTGATCCCGTTGATGGGCCAATGGGCCGCGAGGCACCATCGTCCCAGCGGTGAGTCCCACGGCGTCTTCGCCCGCACCTACGGGCGCATGCTCGGCGTGGCGGTGCAGCGGCCGTGGATCGCGGTCGTCGCGGTCGTCGTGCTTGGCGTCCTCGCCGTGGGGCTGTTCATGCGCATCGGGACGGGTTTCTTTCCTGCCGCGGACGAGGGCGGGTTCGTCGTCGACTACGTGACCCCTGCAGGCAGCGCCCTGGCCGAGACCGACCGCCAGGTTCGCGCCATCGAGAAGGTCGTCGCACAGACGCCGGAGGTCGCAACCTATTCCCGCCGTACGGGGTCGGAGCTCGGGCTGTTCGCCACGGCGCAGAACACGGGGGACATCCTCGTTCGCCTGAAACCCCGGGGGCAGCGGCAGCGATCCGCCGACAGGATCATCAGCGACCTGCGCGAGCGGGTGCACCACGTGGCGCCGCTCGTCGACGTTGAGTTCGTCCAGCTGCTGCAGGACATGCTCGGTGACCTCGAAGGAACCGCCGAGCCGATCGAGGTCAAGATCTTTGGCGACGATCCCGAACGGCTGGCCGAACTCGCGGAGCCGGTCGAGGAATTGCTGGGCAAGATCGACGGCGTCGTCGACGTGGTCGGCGTGCAGCGCGGCAACCCCCAGGTGACATGGAGGATCGACCCGATGGCGGCCGCCCGCTATGGCCTGGCCGTCGAGCAGGTCGCCAACCAGCTGGCCGCCAACGGGCTCGGCACGATCGCCACCGAGTTGCGCCTGCCCGATCGCACGATCCCGGTCCGCGTCCGCCTGCCGGACGCCGTGCGGTTCGATCCGTCGCGGCTGTCTGCGACGGTCATTCGCACGGCCGAAGGCAACGCCATTCCCCTCACCGAGCTCGCCACGATGGAGCGCGAGAACGGGCAGGCCGAACTGCACCGCGAGAACCTTCGGCCCGTGGCCCTCGTCAGCGGGCGCCTCGAGCATCGCGATCTCGGCGGCGCCGTCGCCGACATCCGCGCAAAGCTCGACACGCTCCGGCTGCCGACCGGGTACACCTACGAAATCGGCGGTCAGTACGAGTCGCAGCGCGTGGCGTTCCGGGAACTGCTCCTCGTGTTCGCGCTCACGGTGTTCCTCGTGTTCCTGATCCTCGTCAGCCAGTTCCGCGCCTGGGTGCCGGCGATCCTGATCATGCTTGCGGCGCCGTTCTCGCTCGGCGGCGCATTGCTGCTGCTCTGGCTCACGGGCACGGACCTCAACCTGTCGTCGGCGATGGGCCTCATCCTGCTCGTCGGGTTGATCGTCAAGAACGGCATCATGCTGCTCGACCTGTCAGAACGGTTGTACGAGGCGGGAGAGCCGTTCGACGCCGCGATCGCGCACGCCGGGCGCGTCCGCTTCCGACCGATCCTGATGACGACGTTCTGCACGCTGTTCGCGCTGCTGCCGCTTGCCCTGGGCCTCGGCGCGGGCTCCGAGCTGCAGCGGCCACTCGCGCTCGCTGTCATCGGCGGCCTGGTCCTCTCGACGCTCGTGACGCTGCTGGCTGTACCTGGCCTGTACGCCGCGACCCGGCGCCTGCGTCGTTCCGACAGTGTCACGCGTGAGATGAAAGGATGA
- a CDS encoding TolC family protein, whose translation MSSVTGSLPSLRTAVARVVLAGLSSVLAPAAGAQEGQPAPPEPLTLPGAVDRALTANPTIGAERLGRAIRLAGVSVAGERLNPEVTIEVEKEAPKQAYAIAVPLELGGKRGKRVAVSEATLAVGDAELAAIVWQVRNDVRRSYFETLVAEARLEVLRDQRDLARRALGAAQARYEQGDAPRLDVLQVDLALNAAESEVTAAAGIVSAERARLDALLGLPLDAAPPLTTGLDPGGALVSAATLEQALTRSTELAVLDRRIEEQRARLVLARAARVPDVVPAATLTHDAQPEFTYGWRASLTMTVPLFATHAAGVTLEDATLQQLAAQRQAALARIAGEVTAATVSAESRRQAYLQYRDVILPQARQVEEMAQDAYRLGQSELAALLQTLRGTRDVRLRSLDILAQFQLGVADLEKAIGAPLP comes from the coding sequence GTGTCGAGTGTGACGGGCTCACTGCCTTCGCTGCGTACCGCAGTCGCACGGGTCGTGCTCGCAGGGCTGTCTTCCGTGCTCGCTCCCGCGGCAGGAGCGCAAGAGGGCCAACCGGCACCGCCAGAGCCGTTGACCCTGCCAGGCGCCGTCGACCGTGCGCTCACCGCCAATCCGACCATCGGTGCCGAACGGCTCGGCCGGGCCATTCGACTCGCTGGCGTCAGCGTCGCCGGCGAGCGGCTGAACCCCGAAGTGACCATCGAGGTCGAGAAGGAGGCGCCCAAGCAGGCCTACGCCATCGCCGTGCCACTCGAACTCGGTGGCAAACGCGGAAAGCGTGTCGCGGTGAGCGAAGCGACCCTGGCCGTGGGCGACGCGGAACTGGCGGCCATTGTCTGGCAGGTGCGCAACGACGTCCGGCGGAGCTACTTCGAGACGCTCGTGGCCGAGGCCCGGCTCGAGGTGTTGCGCGATCAACGCGATCTCGCGAGGCGTGCCCTTGGCGCGGCACAGGCCCGCTACGAGCAGGGTGACGCGCCACGCCTCGATGTCCTGCAGGTCGATCTCGCGCTCAACGCCGCGGAGTCCGAGGTGACCGCTGCAGCCGGCATCGTCTCGGCCGAGCGCGCCCGGCTCGACGCGCTTCTCGGCCTCCCGCTCGACGCCGCGCCGCCGCTGACGACGGGACTCGATCCCGGGGGGGCCCTCGTCAGCGCCGCGACCCTGGAGCAGGCCCTCACGCGCAGCACCGAACTGGCAGTGCTCGATCGACGGATCGAGGAACAGCGCGCCAGACTCGTCCTCGCGCGCGCCGCCCGTGTGCCCGACGTCGTCCCGGCCGCGACGTTGACGCACGACGCGCAGCCTGAATTCACGTACGGCTGGCGTGCGAGCCTGACGATGACCGTGCCGCTGTTTGCCACGCATGCCGCCGGGGTGACGCTCGAGGACGCGACGCTGCAGCAGCTCGCCGCGCAGCGGCAGGCCGCGCTCGCGCGGATCGCCGGCGAGGTCACCGCGGCGACGGTCTCCGCCGAATCGCGTCGACAGGCGTATCTCCAGTACCGCGACGTCATCCTGCCGCAGGCGCGGCAGGTCGAGGAGATGGCGCAGGATGCCTACCGCCTCGGCCAGTCGGAACTCGCCGCGCTCCTGCAAACGTTGCGCGGTACGCGGGACGTCCGGCTCCGGTCGCTCGACATCCTCGCTCAGTTCCAGCTCGGTGTCGCTGACCTGGAGAAGGCCATCGGAGCGCCGCTCCCATGA
- a CDS encoding ABC transporter permease: MSEWAPHVRAQLARLQLDGSRELEIVEELSQHLDERFEELRREGHDEARARQLAVEELVEPTTLAAQMSPLRQAAHAPAPVLGAPKTSRLGDLWQDLRYGGRMLGKNPLIAATAILTIALGIGANSAIFALVDATLLRPLPFPDPAQIVLAWERTPTTSRGLVSPLNMVDWAGRSRSFAAIGGFTANVGGMVMGNADGLADTVSRQWVTADIFTVLGVQPLAGRAFQPSDDLQRRNVVVLGEDFWRERFHGDRQVVGREVRLDGELYTIVGVVPRAAQVIGRTDLWALLSIQGAPARARGSHVFVAVGRLRPGVTREAGQSEIDAVAAALAREFPDTNAQRSVRLEALHEAVFGTELRQTSVLFIGVVGLVLLMCCANVANLLMTRATVRQREFAVRAALGADRRRIIRQLMAESLALAVIGGLLGLAIGAAILRVAPSLMPEALLPTVLTLIIDARIAAFCAVMVLLVGVLFGIAPAWHASSLSAAQTMSGTRSATGRGGRVRELLVAGQVAVVTVLLVGAGLLLRTLMAVEGVDRGYAADQVLSMVVDPMSDTYPTDEAEMQFYGAVEQEIRALPGVQGVAWATTLPLGESYEGTAFFEIEGQPAPATSQRPAADMQIVSPSYFETLGVPVLQGRPFDGRDIAGGVHVCIVNEAFVRRHLPGGSPIGRRLVIRESDSPQAVAVVREIVGVARQVKASPTETEDLLQIYVPMAQDTPGDIFLLVTPRSGPAAALTMPVRQAIGRVDKAQLVSVRHFMTLDEVAAVANARHRFRAILVMAFAALALLLAMVGLFGILAYAVQQRIRDFGVRRALGASTRHVLALVASNAAWVFAGGIVAGLVIANILGRLMVAMLFDVKPSDPVTFLAVAVVLAIGALVSAIAPAWRAARIEPAIALRSE, from the coding sequence ATGTCTGAGTGGGCACCCCATGTTCGCGCGCAACTCGCGCGCCTGCAGCTCGATGGTTCGCGCGAGCTCGAGATCGTCGAGGAGCTGTCGCAGCATCTCGACGAGCGCTTCGAGGAGTTGCGCCGCGAGGGTCACGACGAGGCGAGAGCGCGCCAGCTGGCCGTGGAAGAACTCGTGGAGCCGACGACGCTCGCCGCGCAGATGTCTCCGCTGCGCCAGGCGGCGCACGCGCCGGCACCGGTCCTGGGCGCGCCGAAGACATCCCGACTCGGTGACCTGTGGCAGGACCTCCGCTATGGCGGACGCATGCTCGGCAAGAACCCGCTCATCGCGGCCACGGCCATCCTGACGATCGCCCTCGGCATCGGTGCCAACAGCGCCATCTTCGCGTTGGTCGACGCGACGCTGCTCCGGCCGCTGCCGTTCCCGGATCCCGCGCAGATCGTGCTTGCCTGGGAGCGCACCCCGACGACGTCGCGTGGACTGGTGTCGCCGCTGAACATGGTCGATTGGGCCGGCCGGAGCCGCAGCTTCGCCGCCATCGGCGGCTTCACGGCCAATGTGGGCGGCATGGTGATGGGCAACGCCGACGGCCTGGCCGACACCGTGTCGCGGCAGTGGGTGACCGCCGACATCTTCACCGTACTCGGCGTGCAGCCGCTGGCCGGGCGCGCGTTCCAGCCGTCCGACGATTTGCAGCGCCGCAACGTGGTCGTACTCGGCGAGGACTTCTGGCGTGAGCGCTTCCACGGCGATCGGCAGGTGGTCGGCCGCGAAGTTCGGCTCGATGGCGAGCTGTACACGATCGTGGGGGTGGTGCCACGGGCCGCGCAGGTCATCGGACGCACGGATCTCTGGGCGCTCCTCTCGATCCAGGGCGCTCCTGCCCGGGCCCGTGGTAGCCATGTGTTTGTCGCCGTCGGCCGACTCCGACCGGGCGTGACCCGCGAGGCTGGCCAGAGCGAGATCGACGCGGTCGCCGCCGCCCTCGCCCGCGAGTTCCCCGACACCAACGCGCAGCGGTCCGTGCGACTCGAGGCGCTGCACGAGGCGGTCTTCGGCACGGAACTGCGGCAGACATCCGTCCTGTTCATCGGCGTGGTCGGCCTGGTGCTGCTGATGTGCTGCGCCAACGTGGCCAACCTCCTGATGACCCGCGCCACGGTGCGCCAACGCGAATTCGCGGTCCGCGCGGCGCTGGGCGCCGACCGTCGTCGCATCATCCGGCAGCTGATGGCCGAAAGCCTGGCGCTGGCGGTCATCGGCGGGCTCCTCGGCCTGGCAATAGGCGCCGCGATCCTGCGTGTCGCGCCGTCGCTGATGCCCGAGGCGCTCCTCCCCACGGTGCTGACCCTCATCATCGATGCCCGCATCGCGGCCTTCTGTGCCGTCATGGTGTTGTTGGTCGGCGTGCTGTTCGGCATCGCCCCTGCGTGGCATGCCAGCTCGCTGTCGGCGGCGCAGACGATGTCGGGAACGCGCAGCGCAACGGGTCGGGGCGGGCGAGTCCGCGAACTGCTGGTGGCCGGGCAGGTGGCGGTGGTCACCGTGTTGCTCGTCGGCGCCGGCCTGCTCCTGCGCACGTTGATGGCCGTCGAGGGTGTCGACCGCGGCTACGCCGCCGACCAGGTGCTCAGCATGGTCGTGGACCCGATGTCGGACACCTATCCCACTGACGAAGCCGAGATGCAGTTCTACGGAGCCGTGGAGCAGGAGATCCGCGCGTTGCCGGGCGTGCAGGGTGTCGCGTGGGCAACGACGCTGCCGCTGGGCGAGTCGTACGAGGGCACGGCGTTCTTCGAGATCGAAGGGCAGCCGGCGCCGGCCACGAGTCAACGCCCCGCGGCCGACATGCAGATCGTCAGTCCAAGCTACTTCGAGACGCTGGGTGTGCCCGTGCTCCAGGGACGTCCCTTCGACGGGCGCGATATCGCCGGTGGCGTGCACGTCTGCATCGTCAACGAGGCGTTCGTGCGCCGGCACCTGCCGGGCGGCTCCCCGATCGGCCGGCGGCTCGTCATCCGCGAATCCGATTCGCCGCAGGCCGTCGCCGTGGTGCGCGAGATTGTGGGCGTGGCGCGACAGGTCAAGGCGTCACCCACCGAGACCGAGGACCTGCTGCAGATCTACGTGCCGATGGCGCAGGACACGCCAGGCGACATCTTCCTGCTCGTGACCCCGCGCAGCGGGCCGGCAGCCGCGCTGACGATGCCCGTGCGCCAGGCGATCGGACGCGTGGACAAGGCGCAGCTCGTGAGCGTGCGCCATTTCATGACGCTCGACGAGGTCGCCGCCGTGGCCAACGCGCGGCACCGGTTCCGCGCCATCCTGGTCATGGCGTTTGCGGCCCTCGCGTTGCTGCTGGCGATGGTCGGCCTGTTCGGCATCCTCGCCTATGCCGTGCAGCAACGCATCCGCGACTTCGGCGTCCGCCGCGCACTCGGGGCCTCGACGCGTCACGTCCTGGCGCTGGTGGCCAGCAACGCCGCCTGGGTGTTCGCCGGAGGTATCGTGGCCGGCCTCGTCATTGCGAACATCCTGGGCCGCCTGATGGTGGCCATGCTGTTCGACGTGAAGCCGTCCGACCCAGTCACGTTCTTAGCTGTCGCGGTCGTGCTGGCCATCGGCGCGCTGGTATCGGCCATCGCTCCGGCCTGGCGCGCCGCCCGCATCGAGCCGGCGATCGCGCTCAGGAGCGAATAG
- a CDS encoding efflux RND transporter periplasmic adaptor subunit: MTSATCHSLTALVLAVVGLAGCRAPSNEEVTSDATVSVSVDRARLGDIRAVVHASGVVSPSPGAELIVVAPEVARIAEIARGNGDHVRRGDVLVRFELPGAIADVQRQEAEVARAHAALDAAAAAETRAAELFDRGIAARREVEESHRASADARAAIAQATAALGAAQAVAARATVRATFDGIVVRRLHNPGDLVEATATDPILHVIDPHRLEIVAAIPIADASRIRVGAAARASGGVLDAEPVTLKVVAGPGTVDAGTATVPIRVALTGATTAPAGAAVEIDIDAEQHAHAVLVAAAAIVREGEETAVFIATGNKAVRRAVRLGLTDGTNAEILSGVKAGELVVVDGQAGLPDGAAIAVATAADASATSKSKSRPAGARNEAQ; the protein is encoded by the coding sequence ATGACGTCCGCGACATGCCACTCCCTCACTGCCCTGGTACTCGCCGTTGTCGGCCTGGCCGGATGCCGCGCGCCATCGAACGAGGAAGTGACGAGTGACGCCACGGTGTCGGTCAGCGTCGATCGCGCACGCCTCGGCGACATTCGTGCCGTGGTCCATGCCAGCGGCGTCGTCTCTCCGTCGCCCGGCGCGGAGTTGATCGTCGTCGCTCCGGAGGTGGCACGGATCGCGGAGATTGCGCGCGGCAACGGCGATCATGTCCGGCGAGGAGACGTCCTGGTGCGGTTCGAACTGCCCGGCGCGATCGCCGACGTCCAACGGCAGGAGGCCGAAGTCGCGCGTGCCCACGCCGCGCTGGACGCGGCTGCGGCGGCAGAAACCCGCGCCGCCGAGCTCTTCGATCGAGGCATCGCCGCACGCCGGGAGGTGGAGGAGAGCCATCGCGCCAGTGCCGATGCCCGGGCGGCGATTGCGCAGGCGACGGCCGCCCTGGGTGCGGCCCAGGCGGTGGCGGCGCGGGCGACGGTTCGCGCCACCTTCGATGGGATTGTCGTGCGCCGCCTGCACAATCCGGGCGACCTCGTTGAAGCGACGGCCACCGACCCCATTCTCCATGTCATCGACCCGCACCGCCTCGAAATCGTGGCCGCCATTCCGATCGCCGATGCGTCCCGCATCCGGGTAGGCGCGGCGGCGCGCGCGTCTGGTGGGGTGCTCGATGCCGAGCCCGTGACGTTGAAGGTCGTGGCCGGTCCAGGTACGGTCGACGCCGGTACGGCAACGGTCCCGATACGCGTCGCCCTCACCGGAGCGACAACCGCTCCTGCGGGCGCGGCGGTGGAGATCGACATCGATGCCGAGCAGCATGCCCACGCCGTCCTGGTCGCCGCGGCGGCCATCGTCCGGGAAGGCGAGGAGACCGCGGTCTTCATCGCGACCGGGAACAAGGCCGTGCGCCGTGCCGTGCGCCTCGGACTGACCGATGGCACGAACGCCGAGATTCTCTCTGGAGTGAAGGCCGGCGAGCTCGTCGTCGTGGACGGGCAGGCCGGCCTGCCCGACGGCGCCGCGATCGCCGTCGCCACTGCCGCCGACGCGTCGGCGACGTCGAAGTCGAAGTCACGTCCGGCCGGCGCCCGGAACGAGGCGCAGTGA
- a CDS encoding alpha/beta fold hydrolase, producing MNGNLVQVRILGPPDGRPGHPVVVFESGVGTGLIAWSPVLPDVARFATVVAYDRAGIGGSEADGPAPTPRHIAERLHALLDELGLKPPYVLVGHSWGGLLIRMYTAIYPADVGGLVYVDPTDPRSEAEDLAYLRASGYTADGARQCIDKRAQEMAEFVGRQTGQYRAEMDVIRANELNHSAEFLQLPPLPDVPVALLVSNRFSPQVWAGRPCEPPACHAHWLRQRLAALTRLAPAGAQTSVTLTEAGHDIQHEEPSLVVDAIGRVLATSKAR from the coding sequence GTGAACGGCAATCTCGTGCAGGTCCGCATCCTCGGACCGCCCGATGGCAGGCCAGGCCACCCCGTCGTCGTGTTCGAGAGTGGCGTCGGGACCGGGTTGATCGCCTGGTCACCCGTCCTGCCCGACGTCGCCCGGTTCGCGACAGTCGTCGCCTACGATCGGGCCGGCATCGGTGGGTCGGAGGCAGACGGACCGGCGCCTACACCGCGGCACATCGCCGAACGGCTCCACGCCCTGCTCGACGAGCTCGGCCTGAAGCCACCCTACGTGCTCGTCGGCCATTCCTGGGGCGGCCTGCTGATCCGGATGTATACGGCGATCTACCCGGCCGACGTGGGTGGACTGGTGTACGTGGATCCGACCGATCCGCGTTCCGAGGCGGAGGACCTCGCGTACCTGCGCGCCAGCGGCTACACCGCCGACGGCGCGCGACAGTGCATCGACAAGCGCGCCCAGGAGATGGCCGAATTCGTGGGCCGGCAGACGGGCCAGTACCGGGCCGAGATGGACGTCATACGGGCCAACGAGCTGAACCACTCCGCCGAATTCCTTCAGCTGCCGCCACTGCCTGACGTGCCGGTGGCATTGCTCGTGTCGAACCGCTTCTCTCCGCAGGTCTGGGCCGGCCGGCCGTGCGAGCCACCCGCCTGCCATGCGCACTGGTTGCGTCAACGACTCGCCGCGCTGACGCGGCTTGCGCCGGCCGGGGCGCAGACGTCCGTAACGCTCACCGAAGCCGGCCACGACATCCAACACGAAGAGCCGTCGCTCGTCGTCGACGCCATCGGGCGCGTCCTGGCGACCAGCAAGGCACGCTGA